The genomic segment CGACGAATTTATTCCTGTGGTCGTGCTTGGTGATCGCAACACGCGCTACGGCCTGGTCGTGGATCGTTTCCTCGGCGAACGCGAACTCGTCGTGCAAGCGCTCGACTCGCGGCTCGGTAAAGTCAAAAACATCAGTTCCGGTGCGCTGATGGAAGATGGTTCACCTGTGCTGATCGTGGACGTCGAGGACATGGTGCATTCGATTGAGAAACTCATTTCCGACGGACGCCTCAATCAAGTCAGCCGCGGAACCACGCCCGTCATTGAGCCACAAAACAAGCGCGTCCTTATCGTGGATGACTCGCTTACCGTCCGCGAATTGGAACGCAAATTACTGATCGCGCATGGTTACATCGCCGAGGTGGCCGTGGACGGCATGGATGGGTGGAATGCCGTTCGCACCGGTGACTACGATCTCGTCATCACCGACGTGGACATGCCGCGCATGGATGGAATCGAACTCGCCTCGCTCATCAAAAAAGATTCCGACTTGAAATCCACGCCCGTGATGATCGTTTCCTACAAGGACCGCGAGGAAGATCGTTTGCGCGGACTCGAGGCGGGCGCGGATTATTATTTGACCAAGGGCAATTTTCACGACGAAGCGCTGCTGCGCGCCGTGGTGGATTTGATCGGCGAGGCCGGCGCATGAGGATCGCCATCGTCAACGACCTGGTCATCGCCGTCGAAGCGATGCGCCGTGTTTTATTGCAAGCGCCGGAACATGAACTCGCATGGATCGCGCGGGACGGCGCCGAAGCCGTGGAACTTTGCGCGCAGGACACTCCCGATCTCATCCTCATGGATTTGATCATGCCGAAACTCGACGGCGTGGAAGCGACGCGGCGCATCATGTCGGAAAATCCCTGCGCCATCGTCGTCGTCACCGCCGACGTCAGCCATCATACTTCTAAAGTTTTTGAAGCGATGGGTGCGGGCGCTTTGGATGCCGTAAACACGCCCACGCTCGAAGACCCGCGCAGTCCGGGCGGCGCGAATCCACTGCTTGGAAAAATCCAAACCATTCGCCGCCTGCTTGGCGCAGATCAAAAACGTGTCGGTGAACCGCGCCTCGCTGAAGCCGCGCATCCGGCTCATCGTCCCCATCTCATCGCCATCGGCGCATCCGCCGGCGGCCCGGCCGCACTCGCGCAAGTATTGTCGGAGCTTCCAAAAAATTTCCCGGCAGCCATCCTGATTGTGCAGCATGTGGATTCTCAATTCATGGACGGCCTCGCGCACTGGCTGGCGCAACAAACTAAATTGCCTGTTCGCCTCGCCGCCGAAGGCGAACATCCGCGCGCCGGGACGGTGTTGCTCGCGGGCAAAGAAAATCATTTTGTTTTCGTGACTTCAACCAAATTGGGTTACGTCACCGAACCGCTTGATTCCGCTTACCGCCCTTCGATTGATGTTTTTTTCAAAAGCATCCGCCAATTCTGGCGCGGCGATGTGATTGGAATTTTACTCACCGGTATGGGCCGGGACGGCGCGGAAGGATTGAAGGCGCTGCACGACGCCGGGCATCACACGATTGTTCAAGATCAGGCCACGTGCGCGGTCTTCGGCATGCCCAAGGTGGCGATTGAATTGAAAGGCGCGACTGAAGTTTTGCCGCTTCACAAAATCGGCGCGCGCCTTAATATCCTGTTGGATCAAAAACATTGAGATGAGCGACCCGGCCACAAATCATTCACCCGCCCCCGACGCCAAGCCGCCCTTTCGTCTGCCGGATTATCATGTGATGGTGCTGCTCGTGGACGATCAGGCGATGGTCTGCGAAGCCATCCGCCGCAGCCTCGCTTCGCAGCGCGACATTGATTTTCATTATTGCGCGAATGCACGGGAAGCCATCCTCGTCGCCAACCAGATCAAGCCGACGGTTATTCTTCAGGACCTGGTGATGCCGGAGATTGATGGACTCACGCTCGTCAATCAGTTTCGCGCGAATCCCGGCACGAAGGACACGCCCATCATCGTGCTTTCGACCAACGAAAATCCCGCGGTAAAAGGCCAAGCCTTCGCCGCCGGGGCGAATGATTATCTGGTCAAGCTTCCCGACAAGGTCGAATTGATCGCGCGCCTGCGTTATCACTCGAAAGCTTATCTGAACCAGTTGCAGCGCGACGAAGCGTATCGCGCCTTACGCGAAAGCCAGCAGCAACTCGTCGAGAACAACGAAACCTTGCTCGCGCTCAATCAAAAACTTGAAGACGCCACCATCGCGAAATCCGAATTTCTCGCGAACATGAGCCATGAAATTCGCACGCCCATGAACGGCGTGATCGGCATGACCGCGCTGTTGCTGGACACTGAACTGGCCGATGAGCAGCGCGAATATGTCGAGGCCACGCGCAGCAGCGCGGACGCGATGCTCACGATCATCAACGACATTCTCGATTTTTCCAAAATCGAATCGGGCAAGCTCGAACTCGAAAGCCATCCCTTCGAGCTTCACACTTGCATTGAGGAAGCGCTGGACTTGCTCGCGCCCAAGGCTGCCGAAAAAAATCTCGACCTCGCGTATTCCGTCGAGGATTCCATTCCCAAAATTCTGGTCAGCGACGTCACGCGCCTTCGCCAGATTCTTGTGAACCTCATCGGCAACGCTGTGAAGTTCACCCACAGCGGTGAAGTCGTTATCAATGTCAAAACTGCCGGCCGCGCCGAGCGCCGTCCCGAACCGGGCCATGAGAAGGATACGGATTTTCTCCGCCACCCCGAGGAATGGCTGTTGCATTTTTCCGTGCGGGATACCGGCATGGGCATTCCCGTGGACAAACAGCATCGCCTCTTCAAATCTTTTCAACAGGTGGACGCCTCCACCACTCGCCATTACGGTGGCACTGGTCTTGGCCTTGCCATCTGCAAACGCCTCAGCGAATTGATGGGCGGCAAGGTTTGGGTCGAGAGCGATTCCGGCAAAGGCGCAACTTTTCATTTCACCATCGCCGCGAAAGCCGCCTTGGCCGCGTTGCCACCGCCGTGGCAAAGTTTCCAACCGCAACTCGCCGGCAAACGTCTGCTCATCGTCGAAGACAATGCCACTAATGGCGGGATCATCGCCCATCGTGCGCAGCAATGGGGCATCATTCCTGAGATTGTTACTGAAGCCGCCACCGCGCTTGATCGTATTCGCGAAAACACTTTCGACGCCGCCATCCTCGATCTGCAACTGCCCGGCAATGACGGCCTGACGCTCGCGACGGAAATTCGCGCCCTGCCGCATGGGAAACTTTTGCCCCTGCTGCTGCTGTCGTCCGTGCGTTTGCGAAGTGACGATCAACGTCCCGCCGCCGTGGGGATTTCCGTTTTCGTTCACAAGCCGGTGCGCCCCACGCAACTGCTCGATGCCCTGTATCGCGCCATGAGCATCCAGCTTCAGCGCGAAAAACGTGCGCCCGTTTCGCCTTCGCTCGACGGCACTTTGGCTTCGCGTTTTCCGCTGCGGCTGCTTTTGGCGGACGACAATATTATCAATCAAAAAGTCGGCACGAGTGTTTTGCAAAAATTAGGTTACCGCGCTGACCTCGCCAACAACGGCCTTGAAGTTCTCGCCGCGCTCGAGCAGAAAGCCTACGACATCGTGCTCATGGACGTGCAGATGCCCGAGATGGATGGCATCGAAGCCACGCGCGCCATCGCCCAGCGCTGGCCGGAGCCGAAGCGTCCGCGCATCATCGCCATGACCGGCAACGCCCTGCTCGGCGACCGCGAAAAATGCCTGGAAGCGGGCATGGATGATTATATTTCCAAGCCGGTGCGCATCGGCGAATTGCAAGCCGCGCTCGAACGCTGGGGCGCGCGCCTCGCCAATCGGTCCGACACGATTTTTCTCATCCAGGAAGGCATCACTGGAGATGTTCTCGACCGATCGCTCATCGAGGAGCTTCGCACCATGCCCGCCGATGGCACGTCCATGTTGAAGGAATTGATTGACCTGTTTCTCGACAGCGCGCCGCAACGCATCGCGCAGATCAAAGAATTTCTCGATGACCCGCCGAAGCTGGCCTTTCACGCACACGCGCTCAAAAGCATGAGCCTGAACCTGGGCGCGAACCGCATCGCGGAACTTTGCCAGAAGCTTGAAGAAATCGCGCGCTCGAGCGATGACAAAAGCGCCCCGCGCGTGGCGGATGAACTCGACCGCACTTATGCCAAAACGCAGGCCGAACTGATTCCCCTGCGCGCGCAGGAAAAATAATTTTGCCGCGCGAAAATATTTTGTTTAAGACGAACGCATTCGAATCTCCTATGACCTTTTTCGAAATCGAATAAAGGTTCCGAAAAGTGGCGCTTGTCGGAATTACTTTCAAAAGTAGGTTAAGATTACTTTTCATTTATATATTTCATTCGACAATCGGTTTGCTTCTTATTAGAACCCAGTATGGCAAATGCGCGACTTCATTTGCCATACTGGTTTTATTTTCCATTTCTGAACCATCTGAGTGCGGGTGAAGTCTTTTTGACTGGAAAAATGCAAGCTCGTTTCACTGGAATAACAAGTCTTCTTAATATTTGCCGAAGAATTTAAATCATCGCCCGGCTTTTCACCTTCTCCACCGTTGACCGATTGAAGTGCGCCGTGCATTCTCGCCCGCAGATTAATTTATGCCGACTTTGCCCAACCGAATGCACCCTGGTGATACCTTCGGACTCATCGCCCCCGCCAGTCCCCCGCCGGATCCGAACACCGTGGATCATGCCGTCGCCGCGTTGGAAAAAATGGGCTTCGCCGTGAAGCTTGGCCGTCATACGCGCAAGCGCTGGGGCTTTCTCGCGGGCCAGGATCGTGAACGCGCCGGCGATGTCATGCGCATGTTCGCAGACAAAAAAATTCACGGCATCATTTGTCTGCGCGGCGGATACGGCGCCGGTCGCGTCCTCCCGCTTTTGGATTATTCCGCGATTCGCGCGAGCCCAAAAATCTTTGTCGGCTACAGCGACATCACCTCGTTCCATTGCGCCCTGCTTAAAAAATCCAACCTGCTCACTTTCCACGGTCCGACGGTCGCCGCCGCTTTCACGGAATCAAATTACCCGGAATTTTCCCGTCAGAGCTGGCTGAAAATTCTGACTCAACCCGTCGCCGCCGGTTCCTTGTGCGCCGGATACGATAAGAAAACCGTCGAGGTCGTCAGGAGTGGCCGCGTGGCCGGGGAACTCATCGGCGGAAATCTTTCGGTCCTGATGACGACTCTCGCGACGCCATATCAACCTTCGTTTCGCGGCAAAATTCTCTTCATCGAAGACGTTGGCGAAAAGCCTTATCAAATGGATCGAATGCTCACGCATCTCGCGAACGCCGGATTGCTGCAACAAGTCACCGGTGTCGCCGTCGGCACCTGCGACGATTGCGGCGACCCGCGTGCCAAATCCGGCGGCGAATTTCGCCAAACAGTTGAGGATGTTTTCCGCGAGCGCCTGCGTCCGCTTAAAATTCCCGTTGTCATCGGCTTGCCGTTCGGCCACGTCCCACACAACGCTACCATTCCCGTTGGCGGGCGGGCCTTGCTCGATGCCACAAATGGCGATCTCGTCATCACCCACCCGTCCGTGCGCTGATGATTCTATTTGATTGCGACCGCCGTCTTCACCCCTTTAAATCATCGCATGCGCAAAGTGAATGTTCCATTGGCCGCCCGCAGTTATGATATAAAAATTGGCGGCGGTCTGCTCGCGCGGCTGGGTTCCGAATGCGCCGCGTTCGAATTAGGTCGTCGGTGTGCGATCATCTCCGATGCGCATGTCGCGCCGCTCTACGCCAAAGCCGCTGAAAGTTCACTCACCCGCGCTGGCTTTGAAGTCGTGACCATCACCGTGCCCGCCGGCGAAACTGCCAAGAGCATCAAGACCGTTGAATATTGCTACGACCAATTTGCAAAGCATCGGCTGGAACGCAAATCATTCGTTGTAACTTTAGGCGGCGGCGTCGTCGGTGACCTCGGAGGATTTGTGGCGGCGACTTATTTGCGCGGCATCGCGTTCGTTCAGGTGCCGACGACGCTGCTTTCGCAAGTGGACAGTTCAGTTGGTGGCAAGGTTGGCGTGAATCTCAAGGCGGGAAAAAATCTTGTCGGCGCTTTTCATCAACCGCGCCTCGTGCTCTGCGATCTGGATACGTTGAAAACTTTGCCTGAGCGCGAATACCGCAGCGGACTCGCCGAGGTCATCAAATACGGCATCATCAGCGACGCAAAATTTTTCCTCCAACTCGAACGGGACATGCCTCGCCTGCTCAAACGCGATCCTTCCACGCTCGCACGCGTCGTTGCGCGTTGCTGCGAGATCAAGGCTTACGTCGTCGGCGAGGACGAAACCGAAACCGGTCTTCGCGCCATCCTCAACTTTGGCCACACCATCGGCCACGCCATCGAAGCGATTTCCGGCTATGGAAAATATCTGCACGGCGAGGCCATTACGATTGGCCAGATCGCCGCCGCAAAATTATCCCAGCGCCAGCTCAGCCTGCCGAATGCCGATGTCCAACGCATCGCCTCTCTTTTCAAAAACGCCGGCCTGCCCACCCAATACCAACCGACTCGCACGCAACTCACTCGTCTCGGCAACGCCATGAAGCTCGACAAAAAAGTCAGCGCGGGCGAAGTGAAATTCGTTCTGGCAAAAAATATTGGCGAAGTCGAATTCGGCCACAAAGTGCCCATCGCCTTGATCGAGGAAATTTTAAATTCAAAGGATTGAGCCATGTCTGCCGTCAGCGAAACCATTGTCCGCGAGTTTTTCGAGTTGAACGGTTTCCTCGTCCGGCAGCAGCGCAAATATATCGCGCCGCAGCGGCGGGAGGATGACGAGATTGATTTCTTTGTGCTCAATCCCCAACCGCGCGACCGCGAAGTGCCGCTGCCTTTTATTTTGGCCACCCAGGATTTGCCCGGGGTCGAACGAGCCGTGGTGGTCGTTAAAGGCTGGCACACGGAAACCTTCAGCCCCGCCGTGCTTGCCAACGCTCCCGAAATTTTTCGCTTCGTTGAACCCGGCTCGTTCAAGCGCGCCGCGGAAAGTTTTGGCGATGACGGTTCGCTCACGAAAATTTTGATCGTACCCGCGTTGCCGCAGGGCGAAGAGGCGCGCGCGCAAAGCATTGAACTCCTCCGCGCCAAGGGCATTGACGCCATCATTCTCTTTCACACCATCCTCGGTGATTTGATTCAGCAGACCGAATCAAACCGCAATTATCAAAAATCGGATTTGCTGCAAACCATTCGTGTCCTGAAAAATTATGATTTTTTCCGGGAACCGCAAATGGAACTCTTCAAACCGCGCCGGACTCGCAAAGCAAAAAAATCCGCCTGATGCCTTTGGCCGATTTCTGGTTTCCAAATCGCAAAAGTTGAATTACCATGTGTGCCATATATGGTGCTGGTGATTGATAACTACGATTCGTTTACCTACAACCTCGTGCAGTATCTCGGCGAGATGCAGGTGGAATTGCAGGTGCATCGCAACGACCAGATTTCGCTCGACCAAATCAGCGACCTCAAGCCCGAACGCATTTTGATTTCGCCCGGCCCCTGTTCTCCGCGCGAATCGGGGCTTTCAAACGAGATCATCCGCACGTTCGGTCCGAAGATCCCCTTGTTCGGCGTATGCCTTGGCCATCAATGCATCGGCCACACTTTCGGCGGCGAAGTCATCGTGAATTACCGGATGATGCACGGCAAAACGTCTCCCATTCGTCATAACGGGCAGGACCTTTTTGAAGGCATGGAAAATCCCTTTGCCGCAACGCGGTATCACTCCCTGGTCATCAAAAAAGACACCATGCCCGATTGCCTGGAAGTCACTGCGGAAACGGACGAAGGCGAAATCATGGGCGTGCGGCACAAACAGCATCCCATTTGGGGTGTGCAGTTTCACCCCGAAAGTATTTTGACGGAGAACGGGCGGACGATCCTGAAAAACTTCCTGAAACTTGGCTGATCCGCTCAACCTTCGCCGGCTTATTGCAGCCGGTAAACGATCCGCGCCTTGTCCAAATCGTACGGGGACATTTCCATGCGCACCCGGTCACCGACCGTCAAGCGAATGAAGCGTTTGCGCATCTTGCCGGAGATGTGCGCGAGCACCTGATGTTTATTGGTCAGTTCGACGCGAAACATCGTGCCGGCGAGCACCGCCAAAATTCTTCCTTCAATCTCGATAGGTTCTTCCATAAGGCCTTTCTTTCCCTGCCGATGAGTGAAGGTTTCAGGGTCGAAGGACAGGCTTCGAAACGAAACAAAAAAAGTGTGGGACTCCGCGAGGAATCCCACACTGCGAAATCAATTCAATGATTAACGGCTGTATTCGCGGCGACCGCCACGATCTCCACCGCCGCTGCCGCCGCGTCCACCACCGTAACCGCCGCCGCCACCGCCGGAGCGGGGAGCGCGTTCTTCACGGGGACGGGCTTCATTGACCGTGAGGTCGCGGCCGTCAACATTCTTGCCATTCAAGGCTTCGACTGCTGCGTCGGCTGCTTCCTTGGTTTCCATGGTGACAAAGCCGAAGCCGCGGGGGCGGCCACTGAATTTGTCCATGATCAAGTCCACGCTGGTCACCGGACCGTGCGCGGAGAAGAGGTCTTGCAACTGATTTTCGGTTGTGTTGTAGGAAAGATTTCCAACATACAATTTAGTGCTCATGATGATATGACTGACTTTACTTTTAGACTGACTGCTTCTTCCCAGACCGTTCCCGACCATCGGGTTTCAAATCATCACTGAAAACACTTTCAACTGAAGATTTTCCTAGCCTCGAAATACACGAGTTATCTATCTGCGGAGGCACAATACACTGAAAACCTCCAATAGCAAACGGTTTTTTAATCTGGCTTTCGCAATTTGCGAATATTCGGAAGGCAAAGGTTAAGGCTTTTGGGTAGTTTTTCCCTTTATAACCGCTAATTTGACGGTCCCCATCGATTCTCATCCGGCATTCAGGAAAGCGTAAATCTCGACCATTTCTTTGTATGCGACGGTGGGATTTTCGTCCAAAAAATTTCACAATCTCACGCACGGTTGGTAAAATATAATTATCGTAGCGGTGGAACGCGATGTCACTTTTTTCCGCCGGACACATGATTAGATCCTCCCATCGCTGATCAAATTTCATAAAAATTGTCGCGCGATGCGCCGATCTTCAAATAAAAACTTCGGCGCGGCCAAAACAACATTACACAATAATGAATTGAATTTCCCAACACCGATAATTCACAGACGAGTTACTCGTCAGGCTAGGCGTCGTGTTTTGAATTACAAAACGAATTCGTTGCGCGCCCCATTTTTCTTGTATCCACAATATAGTTAAATTACCTTCAATTAGCAGTTGAATTTCTCAGTTACTGAGTAACTCGTTTATGTCGAAGATTGCCCGTATCCGCCCGAAGAAAACCACCGCAAATAAAACTGCGGCGAAGAAATTGCCCGCCGCCATTGCGCCCGGCGAGGTCATTGCCGAACTGCAAAAGCATATCCTGGTGGATGGTTTCAAGCTCGTGGTTGATATCAAAAAGAGCCGCGGTTCAATCCTCGTGGATCAGCCGAGTGGCCGCGAAATCATAGATCTTTATAGTTTCTATGCCTCGATGCCCGTTGGTTATAACCATCCTTACTTTAAACGACCTGAAGTAGAAGCCGACCTTCTCGCCGCAGCCAAGATCAAGGTAGCCAGCGCGGATGTTTACTCGGTTCCCTTTGCCACATTTGTGGATACCTTCGCGCGCGTGGTGGGAATACCGGCGCTCAGCCGTTATTTTTTCATCGAAGGCGGTTCGTTGGCGGTCGAAAATGCGCTCAAGGCGGCGATGGATTGGAAAGTGCGCAAGAACATCGCCGCCGGTCGCGGCGAACGCGGGACGGAAATCCTCCATTTTGAAAAGGCGTTCCACGGACGTAGCGGTTACACGATGAGCCTCACGAATACCGATCCGCGCAAGATTCAGTATTTCGCCAAGTTCCCCTGGCCGCGCGTTCCGGCGCCGAGCATTGATTTCTCTTTGCCGATTAGTGAACGCAATAAAGATGTCGCGGCTCGTGAGAAGCAGGTTGAGAAACAAATTCGCGAACTCATCGCTAAAAAAGGCGCGGATATTGCCGCTATCATCATCGAGCCCATCCAGGGCGAAGGCGGCGATAATCATTTTCGCGGTGAATGGCTGCATACCCTTCGCCGCATTTGCGATGAAAACGAAATGTTGCTCATCTTTGATGAAGTCCAAACCGGCATGGGCTTGACCGGCAGGAATTGGTGCTGCCAGCATTTTGATCTCGCGCCTGATTTGGTTGCGTTTGGAAAAAAGGCGCAGGTCTGCGGCGTGATGGCCGGGCCGCGTCTCGACGAAGTGAAGGACAATGTCTTTCGCCTGCCGAGCCGCATCAATTCGACCTGGGGCGGCAACTTCACCGACTTTGTCCGCTCGACTCATTATCTGCGCATCATCGAGCAGGAGAAACTCGTGGATCATGCGCGGCGGCAGGGCGAGAAATTTCTTGCCGCGCTGCAAAAACTTTCACGTCGCCATTCTGTCATCACCGCCGTGCGTGGACGCGGACTGCTGCTGGCGTTCGATTTGCCGGATGCCGCGCGGCGCGATGCTTTTTGGAAGGGCGCTTACGAACTCGGCCTGCTGGTCGTGCGCTGTGGCGAGCGTTCCATCCGCCTGCGTCCCGTGCTTGATGTGAAGGACGATGCCATCGAAGCCGCGTTGCGCATCATGGACATCGCGTGCAGAAAAGTTGCATAATCTTTCGCCATGCCAAAATCTCCCGCCAAATCAAAACCAGTTTCCTCTACGGCTGCGTTGCTGAAAAAATTGGGGCTCAAGCCGACGAACCCCGGTGTCTTCTGTGGCGAATGGATTGGCAGCGGCGCCATCATTGAAAGTGTTTCGCCGGTTGACGGCAAAGTTCTCGCGAAAATTCGGCAAGCCACGCCCGCCGAATACGATCTTTGCGTTCAACGCGCGTCGTCCGCGTTTCAAAAATGGCAGATCATTCCTGCGCCCAAGCGCGGCGAAATCATCCGCCAACTCGGCAATGCCTTGCGCGATTCCAAACGCGACCTCGGCCGGCTCGTCACGCTGGAGGCCGGCAAGATTCCCGCCGAAGGCGAAGGCGAAGTGCAGGAGATGATTGATATTTGCGATTTCGCGGTCGGCCTTTCGCGCCAGCTTTATGGGCTCAGCATCGCCAGCGAGCGTCCGCAGCATCGCATGATGGAGCAGTGGCATCCGCTCGGCGTGGTGGGTGTCATCACGGCTTTCAATTTTCCCGTCGCCGTGTGGGCGTGGAACGCCGCGCTCGCTGCTGTTTGTGGCAATGCGACGCTTTGGAAACCGTCTGAACAAACTCCACTGACGGCCATCGCCACCACGCTCATTGCCGAACGCGTTTGCCGCGCCAATGGAATTGATCCTGCCATCTTTTCTCTCGTAAGCGGTGATGGTATTAATATTGGCGCGAAGCTCATTCACGATCGCCGCATCCCGCTCGTCTCGGCAACGGGCTCGACTCGCATGGGGCGAATCGTGGCGGAAGCGGTTGGACGCCGGCTCGGACGCAGTTTGCTCGAACTCGGAGGCAACAATGCCATCGTCGTTGCGCCCAGCGCGAGCCTTGACCTCGCCGTTCGCGCGATTGTTTTCGGCGCGGTGGGCACGGCCGGGCAGCGTTGCACTTCCACGCGGCGCGTTTTTGCACACAAATCCATTTTTGAAAAATTGACTGAACAACTGACGGCGGCTTATCGCCAGGTGCCGATTGGCAGCCCGCTCGCTGACGACACATTGATGGGCCCGCTTATCAGTGTCCAGGCCGTCGCGCAGATGCAACAGGCCATCACCGAACTCAAGCGCGAAGGTGGAAAAATTTTGTATGGCGGCGAGCCGTTGCGCGGGACGGCGTTTCCGGGTGGACGCTACGTTCGTCCGTGCATCGCCATCGCCGAAGCTCATTTCAAAATCGTGCAGGAGGAAACCTTTGCGCCCATTCTCTATTTGATTCCGTACGAAAATCTGGACGAAGCCATCGCCGCGCACAATGCCGTGCCGCAAGGGCTTAGTTCCGCGATTTTCACCAATGAACTTCGCGAAGCCGAACGCTTTCTCGCCGCGACGGGAAGTGATTGCGGCATCGCCAATGTGAACATCGGCACCAGCGGCGCGGAAATCGGCGGCGCATTCGGCGGCGAAAAAGATACCGGCGGCGGACGTGAAAGCGGCAGCGACAGTTGGAAGAATTATATGCGCCGCCAAACGGTGACCATTAATTACTCAGCCGAGTTGCCGTTGGCGCAAGGCATTCAATTCGGCTGACGCCCGGCAGCGCGCAAACATTGTGGCACGATGCCAAATTTAATATTTCGGAAACTGTGATAGATTAAACCTAACCGTGAGAAGACTATGATCAGCCCAGCTACTGAAACTCCTGGCGGTGCGTTGAGCAACTCCCTGCGTGAGGAAAGCCCTTACGATCCGCAACGGTTCGACTGGCCGCTCGCGTTTGATGCGGAAAAATTTCTTCACGAACGCATCTCCGCGTTTCTTGAGCGCAATAGTTTCGCGCGCGAGCTTGCCCTGCGCATGCGCGAGGAAACCGGCACCGATTTCTTCGAGTGGATTGATCATCTTGTCCTGTCGCCCGGTGATGAAAAAGCTC from the Verrucomicrobiia bacterium genome contains:
- a CDS encoding aldehyde dehydrogenase family protein yields the protein MPKSPAKSKPVSSTAALLKKLGLKPTNPGVFCGEWIGSGAIIESVSPVDGKVLAKIRQATPAEYDLCVQRASSAFQKWQIIPAPKRGEIIRQLGNALRDSKRDLGRLVTLEAGKIPAEGEGEVQEMIDICDFAVGLSRQLYGLSIASERPQHRMMEQWHPLGVVGVITAFNFPVAVWAWNAALAAVCGNATLWKPSEQTPLTAIATTLIAERVCRANGIDPAIFSLVSGDGINIGAKLIHDRRIPLVSATGSTRMGRIVAEAVGRRLGRSLLELGGNNAIVVAPSASLDLAVRAIVFGAVGTAGQRCTSTRRVFAHKSIFEKLTEQLTAAYRQVPIGSPLADDTLMGPLISVQAVAQMQQAITELKREGGKILYGGEPLRGTAFPGGRYVRPCIAIAEAHFKIVQEETFAPILYLIPYENLDEAIAAHNAVPQGLSSAIFTNELREAERFLAATGSDCGIANVNIGTSGAEIGGAFGGEKDTGGGRESGSDSWKNYMRRQTVTINYSAELPLAQGIQFG